A genome region from Candidatus Abyssobacteria bacterium SURF_5 includes the following:
- a CDS encoding transcriptional repressor yields the protein MSSSRQLRMTRQRQTILEELRSAGSHPSADEVYARVRKRLPHISLGTIYRNLEILCEHGLAKKLEYGQRRYDGRLENHYHVRCLRCGNIQDVQAGRLSELEQNIGRETDFIIVGHRLEFIGICPDCHRKEPDAGILS from the coding sequence ATGAGCTCTTCGCGACAGTTGAGGATGACGCGCCAGCGGCAGACTATCCTGGAAGAACTGCGTTCCGCCGGCTCACATCCATCGGCCGACGAGGTTTATGCGCGCGTGCGCAAACGCCTGCCGCACATCAGTCTCGGGACGATCTATCGCAATCTGGAAATCCTGTGCGAGCATGGGCTTGCTAAAAAATTGGAATACGGGCAAAGACGCTACGACGGCCGCCTGGAGAACCATTATCATGTGCGCTGTCTCCGTTGCGGGAATATACAGGATGTACAGGCCGGTCGACTGAGTGAACTCGAACAAAACATCGGCAGAGAGACCGACTTTATAATTGTCGGACATCGTTTGGAGTTTATCGGGATCTGTCCGGACTGCCACCGGAAGGAGCCGGACGCGGGTATTCTATCGTGA
- a CDS encoding glycosyltransferase — MSSIQDYEPLIGGKAVERIMKKAKPLHDLHVANINSTYYGGGVAEMLSSLTLLMNSVGIKTGWRIIQGSPDFFSITKKFHNALQGGEINLSRRKKEIYEEVIHENSLRNHLTHDMVIIHDPQPLPMINHYRRRGPWIWRCHVDLTSPNRQAWDYLKQFIERYDAVILSSRMYEREDLKAPQVVFVPAINPFSILNREMRVDEIEERLAHYHIPTDLPLVVQISRFDRWKDPVGVIESFKIARKQVDATLVLLGNVATDDPEGAEVYQSLMDSREERIIIMSHQDTALVNALQRKADVVLQKSLREGFGLTVAEAMWKGTPVIGGDVGGIRLQIEDGVNGYLVSSNEEAADRIVRLLRNKDLRMEMGEKARETVKRNFLLTRYLEQYLDLFSSFRPHFDLAR, encoded by the coding sequence ATGTCCAGCATTCAGGATTATGAACCGTTGATCGGTGGCAAGGCTGTTGAGCGGATCATGAAGAAGGCCAAACCGCTGCATGATTTGCACGTAGCGAACATCAACTCGACATATTACGGCGGCGGGGTCGCAGAGATGCTTTCGTCGCTGACGCTCCTCATGAACAGCGTGGGAATCAAGACAGGCTGGCGCATCATTCAGGGATCGCCCGATTTTTTTTCAATTACAAAGAAATTCCATAATGCGCTGCAAGGGGGTGAGATAAACCTTTCACGGCGGAAAAAGGAGATTTACGAAGAAGTGATACATGAAAACTCTCTGCGGAATCATCTGACGCACGACATGGTGATCATCCATGATCCTCAGCCGCTCCCGATGATCAACCATTACCGGCGGCGCGGGCCTTGGATTTGGCGTTGTCACGTGGACCTGACGTCTCCGAATCGGCAGGCATGGGATTACCTCAAGCAGTTCATCGAGAGGTACGACGCGGTCATCCTCAGTTCGAGGATGTATGAACGGGAAGATTTGAAGGCGCCCCAGGTTGTCTTCGTTCCGGCCATTAATCCCTTCTCGATTTTGAATCGGGAGATGCGGGTGGACGAGATCGAAGAGCGTTTGGCGCATTATCACATTCCCACGGACCTGCCGCTCGTCGTTCAGATATCGCGTTTCGACCGGTGGAAGGACCCTGTCGGTGTTATCGAGTCATTCAAAATTGCGCGCAAGCAGGTGGATGCCACGCTGGTTTTGCTCGGGAACGTGGCAACCGACGACCCGGAGGGCGCGGAGGTATACCAGTCGCTGATGGACTCGCGCGAAGAGCGAATAATTATCATGAGCCATCAAGACACTGCTCTGGTGAATGCTCTCCAACGGAAGGCCGACGTGGTCCTGCAGAAGTCGCTGCGGGAGGGATTCGGCCTCACGGTTGCCGAAGCGATGTGGAAGGGGACGCCCGTTATCGGGGGCGACGTCGGCGGAATTCGACTTCAAATTGAAGACGGCGTGAACGGCTATCTGGTATCCTCAAATGAAGAGGCCGCCGATCGAATCGTGCGCCTGCTGAGGAACAAGGACTTGCGGATGGAAATGGGGGAGAAGGCGCGAGAAACCGTGAAGCGAAATTTCCTGCTGACGCGATACCTGGAGCAGTACCTGGACCTTTTCAGCTCCTTCCGTCCCCATTTCGATCTTGCTCGATGA